One segment of Polyangiaceae bacterium DNA contains the following:
- a CDS encoding cyclic nucleotide-binding domain-containing protein gives MLFSPKPLRKDQIKECVRSLKRITLFADWSVSEIEEFAAYVQLLPCPAQEVVLWEGDAGDVLYMIAQGSVVVSRKLKGDVETVICRLHAGDFFGELDVIDDQSASANVQTETDCLFYTIDRDTLYRELERNSRLQSKFLLALLKEVAKRLRTTNQRLTDAILWGIDATSLDTG, from the coding sequence ATGCTTTTCTCGCCAAAGCCACTACGCAAAGATCAGATCAAGGAATGCGTACGCTCGCTCAAGCGCATCACTTTGTTTGCAGACTGGTCCGTCAGCGAGATCGAAGAGTTTGCCGCCTACGTGCAACTGTTGCCGTGCCCGGCGCAAGAGGTCGTGCTTTGGGAAGGTGATGCGGGCGATGTGCTCTACATGATCGCCCAAGGAAGCGTGGTCGTTTCCCGCAAGCTCAAGGGCGACGTGGAAACGGTGATATGTCGCCTTCACGCGGGAGACTTCTTCGGCGAGCTCGACGTCATCGACGATCAATCCGCGTCGGCCAACGTTCAGACTGAAACGGACTGTCTCTTCTACACGATCGATCGCGACACGCTCTACCGCGAGCTCGAACGCAACAGCCGTTTGCAGTCGAAGTTTTTGCTCGCGCTGCTCAAGGAAGTCGCCAAGAGGTTGCGCACGACAAACCAGCGCCTCACCGATGCGATCTTGTGGGGCATCGATGCGACGTCGCTCGATACGGGCTGA
- a CDS encoding Franean1_4349 family RiPP, translating into MTVAKKKSVEDLIGHALSDKSFMDRLLASPEATLEAEGYEATPEVIQAIKTAKVEDLEAFEKAVAHRDAAA; encoded by the coding sequence ATGACCGTCGCAAAGAAGAAGAGCGTCGAAGATCTCATCGGGCATGCATTGAGCGACAAATCGTTCATGGATCGTTTGCTCGCATCACCGGAAGCAACGCTCGAAGCCGAGGGATACGAAGCCACCCCCGAAGTGATTCAAGCGATCAAGACGGCAAAGGTGGAAGATCTCGAGGCGTTCGAAAAAGCCGTAGCCCATCGCGACGCCGCAGCCTGA
- a CDS encoding CPBP family intramembrane metalloprotease, translating to MMILGYMTEENFPEPGAGRLSSARVQVAMDSVQRARRALAVFFVVLVAASLPLELDIVRNGLDMGRFLPLVFVPAVASIVARLVMREGFRDISFRIDARSRRGMLYGVLYPLAVGIPAFSLAFALQLAEFAPPVTHPLGIAIPGSSPFERSVAGLLIALTVGILAMAPLAIGEEIGWRSYLLTRLIQARIRHPVLVSGLVWAFWHAPLVLSGHYNPSSNQMLSFGLFAVTMVSLGSLLARLRLETHSIWPPVVLHAAWNSIIVAFLSECTTDKTRAAIWVSEGGVLISGSMLVMALWAHRAWRRTAASAADAASDATGQALP from the coding sequence ATGATGATCCTCGGATACATGACCGAGGAAAACTTTCCCGAGCCGGGAGCAGGGCGGCTAAGCTCCGCAAGAGTGCAGGTGGCGATGGATTCGGTGCAGCGAGCGCGTCGGGCACTTGCGGTGTTCTTCGTCGTGCTCGTTGCGGCGTCATTACCGCTCGAGCTGGACATCGTACGGAACGGTCTGGACATGGGCCGATTCCTACCCCTCGTGTTCGTTCCTGCCGTTGCGTCGATCGTTGCGCGGCTCGTCATGCGCGAAGGTTTTCGCGACATCTCCTTTCGCATCGATGCTCGGTCGCGACGCGGGATGTTGTACGGCGTCCTTTATCCGCTTGCGGTCGGCATTCCTGCGTTCTCGCTCGCGTTTGCGTTACAGCTCGCCGAATTCGCTCCGCCGGTGACGCATCCGCTTGGTATCGCGATACCTGGAAGCTCGCCTTTCGAGCGTTCCGTGGCCGGGCTCCTCATCGCCCTCACCGTTGGCATTTTGGCTATGGCGCCGCTCGCCATCGGCGAGGAAATCGGGTGGCGGAGCTATTTGCTGACGCGTCTCATTCAAGCGCGCATTCGCCATCCCGTGCTCGTCAGCGGTCTCGTTTGGGCGTTTTGGCACGCTCCGCTCGTGCTCAGCGGCCACTACAATCCGAGCTCCAACCAGATGCTTTCTTTTGGATTGTTCGCCGTGACGATGGTGTCGCTCGGCTCGCTGCTCGCACGCTTGCGGCTCGAAACGCACAGCATCTGGCCTCCCGTGGTGCTGCATGCCGCATGGAATTCCATCATCGTCGCATTCCTCAGTGAATGCACGACGGACAAAACGCGCGCTGCGATTTGGGTGAGCGAAGGTGGCGTGCTCATTTCAGGGTCGATGCTCGTGATGGCGCTTTGGGCCCATCGTGCATGGCGACGTACGGCGGCGAGTGCGGCCGACGCAGCGAGCGACGCGACCGGACAGGCGCTTCCATGA